The Streptomyces europaeiscabiei genome window below encodes:
- a CDS encoding sugar ABC transporter permease gives MSTTTLKTTAGEDRPATRTAAPRNTRRRGENSLAGSLASHAILVVASLAALFPIAWLLFLSLGPDKDDYLHPGRIFGKMTFANYSYVLQETPFFDWLVSTLVVSLGTTVIGVLIAATTGYAVSRMRFPGYRKFMWVLLVTQMFPVAVLMVPMYEILSELKLIDSYLGLVLVYCSTAVPYCAWLLKGYFDTIPFEIDEAGRVDGLSPFGTFARLILPLAKPGLAVAAFYSFITAFGEVAFASTFMLSDTKYTFAVGLQSFVSEHDAQRNLMAATAVLVAIPVSAFFYLVQKNLVTGLTAGGTKG, from the coding sequence ATGAGCACCACGACCCTCAAGACCACGGCTGGGGAAGACCGGCCGGCCACGCGGACCGCCGCGCCCCGCAACACGCGCCGACGCGGCGAGAACAGCCTCGCCGGCTCCCTCGCCTCCCACGCGATCCTCGTCGTGGCGAGCCTGGCCGCGCTGTTCCCGATCGCCTGGCTGCTGTTCCTGTCCCTCGGCCCGGACAAGGACGATTACCTGCATCCAGGGCGCATCTTCGGCAAGATGACATTTGCCAACTACTCGTACGTGCTCCAGGAGACACCGTTCTTCGACTGGCTGGTCAGCACCCTCGTCGTCTCGCTCGGCACCACCGTCATCGGGGTGCTGATCGCGGCGACCACCGGCTACGCGGTCTCCCGCATGCGTTTTCCGGGCTACCGGAAGTTCATGTGGGTGCTCCTGGTCACGCAGATGTTCCCGGTGGCCGTACTGATGGTGCCGATGTACGAGATCCTGTCGGAACTGAAACTCATCGACAGCTACCTCGGACTCGTCCTCGTCTACTGCTCGACGGCCGTGCCGTACTGCGCCTGGCTGCTCAAGGGCTACTTCGACACGATCCCCTTCGAGATCGACGAGGCGGGACGCGTCGACGGGCTGAGCCCCTTCGGCACGTTCGCACGGCTGATCCTGCCGCTCGCCAAGCCGGGCCTCGCGGTCGCCGCGTTCTACAGCTTCATCACCGCGTTCGGGGAGGTCGCCTTCGCCTCGACGTTCATGCTGTCCGACACGAAGTACACCTTCGCCGTCGGCCTGCAGAGCTTCGTCAGCGAACACGACGCCCAGCGCAACCTGATGGCCGCCACCGCGGTACTGGTCGCGATCCCCGTCTCCGCGTTCTTCTACCTCGTGCAGAAGAACCTGGTGACCGGGCTGACGGCCGGCGGCACGAAGGGCTGA
- a CDS encoding helix-turn-helix transcriptional regulator yields MAEIVTIRGDLELLTRTGHLFSSVQEEFVCAARDLDTWPRPEARRTARARLRGSGSHRIRKLLSTASLADEHSREHLSELADRGALVRIAATALPHETIIIDHRFAILAGAHSPGGREYTLTTAPTLVAGVYALFEAAWETATDLRAFLRDERPRLDAESRKVLRALGSGATDETAARQLGMSLRTYRRRVAELLDTLDAGSRFQAGVRAGELGLSGWNGPSTAAPPFCGRG; encoded by the coding sequence GTGGCAGAGATCGTGACCATCCGCGGTGACCTGGAGCTGCTCACCCGTACCGGGCATCTGTTCTCCTCCGTCCAGGAGGAGTTCGTCTGTGCCGCCCGCGACCTCGACACCTGGCCCCGCCCCGAAGCCCGCCGGACCGCCCGTGCCCGGTTACGAGGCAGCGGCTCTCACCGGATCCGCAAGCTGCTCAGCACGGCCTCGCTGGCCGACGAACACAGCCGTGAGCACCTGAGCGAACTCGCCGACCGGGGCGCCCTGGTGCGGATCGCCGCCACCGCCCTCCCCCACGAGACGATCATCATCGACCACCGCTTCGCGATCCTGGCCGGCGCGCACTCCCCCGGCGGCCGCGAGTACACCCTCACCACTGCTCCCACCCTGGTCGCCGGGGTGTACGCCCTGTTCGAAGCCGCCTGGGAGACCGCCACCGACCTCAGGGCCTTCCTCCGCGACGAGCGGCCCCGACTCGACGCCGAGAGCCGGAAGGTCCTGCGCGCACTGGGCTCGGGCGCCACCGACGAGACCGCCGCCCGCCAACTCGGCATGTCCCTGCGGACCTACCGCCGCCGGGTCGCCGAACTGCTCGACACGTTGGACGCGGGGTCGCGGTTCCAGGCGGGGGTGCGGGCGGGTGAGCTGGGGCTGAGCGGCTGGAACGGGCCGTCCACGGCCGCGCCGCCGTTCTGTGGTCGTGGGTGA
- a CDS encoding aldo/keto reductase, which translates to MNDDNSFRLGGDLPLNRLGFGAMRLPTNTFHGPARDPETGRAVLRRAVELGVDHIDTAAFYVSGDGTVSANALIREALHPYPAGLVIATKVGPLRTPDGGLAATTDPADLRPLVEENLTTLGVDRLDLVYLRIGGAGLPPHGESVAKRFEVLAAMREEGLIRHLGLSNVGVDHLAEARAIAPVAAVQNHFHADRRDDTAVLSVCEEAGIAYVPFFPLGGGLTDLTGDRITKVARRHGASVPQIALAWLLAASPVTLAIPGTGSLEHLEENTAAGSITLTREDLADLS; encoded by the coding sequence ATGAACGATGACAACTCCTTCCGCCTCGGTGGCGACCTGCCGCTCAACCGCCTCGGCTTCGGGGCCATGCGCCTGCCCACGAACACCTTCCACGGTCCGGCCCGCGATCCCGAGACCGGCCGCGCCGTCCTGCGCCGTGCCGTCGAACTGGGCGTCGACCACATCGACACAGCCGCCTTCTACGTCAGCGGCGACGGCACCGTCAGTGCCAACGCCCTGATCCGCGAGGCCCTCCATCCCTACCCGGCCGGCCTGGTCATCGCCACGAAGGTCGGCCCGCTGCGCACCCCCGACGGCGGCCTGGCCGCCACCACCGACCCCGCGGACCTGCGACCGCTGGTGGAGGAGAACCTCACGACCCTCGGCGTGGACCGCCTGGATCTGGTCTACCTGCGCATCGGGGGCGCAGGGCTGCCACCCCACGGTGAGTCCGTCGCAAAACGCTTCGAGGTCCTGGCCGCCATGCGTGAGGAGGGCCTGATCCGCCACCTGGGCCTGAGCAACGTGGGCGTCGATCACCTCGCCGAGGCCCGCGCGATCGCCCCCGTTGCAGCCGTCCAGAACCACTTCCACGCCGACAGGCGTGACGACACCGCTGTCCTGTCCGTCTGCGAGGAGGCCGGCATCGCCTACGTCCCGTTCTTCCCCCTCGGCGGCGGCCTCACCGACCTCACCGGCGACCGCATCACCAAGGTCGCGCGGCGACACGGCGCCTCGGTCCCGCAGATCGCCCTGGCCTGGCTGCTCGCCGCCTCTCCCGTCACCCTGGCCATCCCCGGCACCGGCTCACTCGAGCACCTGGAGGAGAACACCGCCGCCGGGTCGATCACCCTCACCCGAGAGGACCTCGCGGACCTCTCCTGA
- a CDS encoding glycoside hydrolase family 13 protein, translated as MSQHSSADPADNSALATVASRRDWWRDAVIYQVYPRSFADSNGDGMGDLEGVRSRLPYLRDLGIDAVWLSPFYASPQADAGYDVADYRAVDPMFGSLLDADALIRDAHDLGLRIIVDLVPNHSSDQHEWFRRAVAEGPGSPLRDRYHFREGKGASGELPPNDWESIFGGPAWTRVTEPDGTPGAWYLHLFAPEQPDFNWDHPAVGDEFRSVLRFWLDMGVDGFRIDVAHGLVKADGLPDLGAHDQLKLLGNDVMPFFDQDGVHAIYREWRLVLDEYAGERIFVAEAWTPTVERTANYVRPDELHQAFNFQYLGTDWDAAELKVVIDRTLDAMRPVNAPATWVLSNHDVTRHATRFANEPGLGTQIRLAGDRELGLRRARAASLLMLALPGSAYVYQGEELGLPDVVDLPDEVRQDPAYFRGAGQDGFRDGCRVPIPWTRSGPSYGFGGGGSWLPQPSGWGDLSIEAQTGAADSTLELYRTALSVRRAEPGLGAGDSVEWLKAPAGVLAFRRGDFVCVANTTGEAVTIPAYGRVLVASGEVTVGEDEAKLPGDTTLWWTTV; from the coding sequence ATGAGCCAGCACTCCTCTGCCGACCCGGCCGACAACTCCGCGCTCGCCACCGTCGCCTCCCGCCGCGACTGGTGGCGCGACGCGGTGATCTACCAGGTCTATCCGCGCAGCTTCGCCGACAGCAACGGCGACGGCATGGGCGACCTGGAGGGCGTACGTTCCCGACTTCCGTACCTGCGCGACCTCGGCATCGACGCCGTATGGCTCAGCCCCTTCTACGCCTCGCCCCAGGCCGACGCCGGATACGACGTCGCCGACTACCGCGCGGTGGACCCGATGTTCGGGTCGTTGCTGGACGCGGACGCCCTGATCCGCGACGCCCACGACCTGGGCCTGCGCATCATCGTCGACCTGGTCCCGAACCACTCCTCCGACCAGCACGAGTGGTTCAGGCGGGCGGTGGCGGAGGGCCCGGGCTCCCCGCTGCGCGACCGCTACCACTTCCGCGAGGGCAAGGGCGCGTCCGGTGAACTCCCGCCGAACGACTGGGAGTCCATCTTCGGCGGCCCGGCCTGGACACGGGTGACGGAGCCGGACGGCACCCCGGGCGCCTGGTACCTGCACCTGTTCGCCCCGGAACAGCCCGACTTCAACTGGGACCACCCGGCGGTCGGCGACGAGTTCCGCTCCGTGCTGCGCTTCTGGCTCGACATGGGCGTGGACGGCTTCCGTATCGACGTGGCCCACGGCCTGGTCAAGGCGGACGGCCTCCCGGACCTCGGCGCCCACGACCAGCTGAAACTGCTGGGCAACGATGTCATGCCGTTCTTCGACCAGGACGGCGTCCACGCGATCTACCGCGAGTGGCGCCTGGTCCTTGACGAGTACGCGGGGGAGCGCATCTTCGTGGCGGAGGCGTGGACCCCGACGGTCGAACGCACCGCGAACTACGTCCGCCCGGACGAGCTGCACCAGGCCTTCAACTTCCAGTACCTGGGCACGGACTGGGACGCGGCCGAGCTGAAGGTCGTCATCGACCGCACCCTGGACGCGATGCGCCCGGTGAACGCGCCCGCCACCTGGGTCCTGTCGAACCACGACGTGACCCGCCACGCGACCCGCTTCGCGAACGAACCGGGCCTGGGCACGCAGATCCGCCTGGCGGGCGACCGCGAACTGGGCCTGCGTCGCGCCCGGGCCGCCTCCCTCCTGATGCTGGCGCTCCCGGGCTCGGCCTACGTCTACCAGGGCGAGGAACTGGGCCTCCCCGACGTCGTCGACCTCCCGGACGAGGTCCGCCAGGACCCGGCGTACTTCCGGGGCGCCGGCCAGGACGGCTTCCGGGACGGCTGCCGCGTCCCGATCCCGTGGACCCGGTCCGGCCCGTCGTACGGCTTCGGCGGGGGCGGCTCCTGGCTGCCGCAGCCTTCCGGGTGGGGCGACCTGAGCATCGAGGCCCAGACGGGCGCGGCGGACTCGACCCTGGAGCTGTACCGCACCGCCCTGTCCGTCCGCCGCGCGGAGCCGGGCCTCGGCGCGGGCGACTCGGTCGAGTGGCTGAAGGCGCCCGCCGGTGTCCTGGCCTTCCGCCGGGGCGACTTCGTGTGCGTCGCGAACACGACGGGCGAGGCGGTCACGATCCCGGCGTACGGCCGCGTCCTGGTCGCCAGCGGCGAGGTGACCGTGGGCGAGGACGAGGCGAAACTGCCGGGGGACACGACGCTCTGGTGGACGACCGTCTGA
- a CDS encoding alpha-amylase, with the protein MTSRTLSGALALAAGASIALAVPAGSAYASPPGTKDVTAVLFEWSFASVAKECTNTLGPNGYGYVQVSPPAEHIQGSQWWTSYQPVSYKIAGRLGDATAFRNMVDTCHAAGVKVVVDTVVNHMSAGSGTGTGGSSYTKYNYPGLYSSFDFDDCTATISDYTNRANVQNCELVTLADLDTGEEYVRSAVAGYMNSLLGYGVDGFRIDAAKHIPAADLANIRSRLSNTSVYWKQEAIYGSGEAVQPSEYTGNGDVQEFRYAFDLKRVFNNENLAYLKNYGEGWGYMSSSVAGVFVDNHDTERNGSTLSYKDNATYTMANVFMLAYPYGAPDINSGYEFSSTDAGPPNGGTVNACWQDGWKCQHAWPEIMRMVPFRNATRGEAVTNWWDNGGDAIAFGRGTKGFVAINHESGSLSRTYQTSLAAGTYCNVQNNTTVTVNGSGRFTATLGANTALAIYTGKSTC; encoded by the coding sequence ATGACCAGCAGAACCCTCTCCGGTGCGCTCGCTCTCGCGGCGGGTGCGTCGATCGCGCTGGCGGTGCCCGCGGGCAGCGCGTACGCGTCGCCGCCCGGAACCAAGGACGTGACCGCCGTCCTGTTCGAGTGGAGCTTCGCCTCCGTCGCCAAGGAGTGCACCAACACCCTCGGACCGAACGGGTACGGATACGTCCAGGTCTCGCCGCCCGCCGAGCACATACAGGGCTCGCAGTGGTGGACGTCGTACCAGCCCGTCAGCTACAAGATCGCCGGGCGGCTCGGGGATGCCACCGCCTTCCGGAACATGGTCGACACCTGCCACGCGGCCGGCGTCAAGGTCGTCGTCGACACCGTCGTCAACCACATGTCCGCGGGGAGCGGCACCGGCACCGGTGGTTCGTCGTACACGAAGTACAACTACCCCGGTCTCTACTCCTCCTTCGACTTCGACGACTGCACCGCCACCATCAGCGACTACACCAACCGCGCCAACGTCCAGAACTGCGAGCTCGTCACCCTCGCCGACCTGGACACCGGTGAGGAGTACGTCCGGTCGGCCGTCGCCGGGTACATGAACAGCCTGCTCGGGTACGGCGTCGACGGGTTCCGGATCGACGCCGCCAAGCACATTCCCGCCGCCGACCTCGCCAACATCAGGTCGCGACTGAGCAACACGTCCGTGTACTGGAAACAGGAGGCCATCTACGGCTCCGGGGAGGCTGTCCAGCCGAGCGAGTACACGGGTAACGGGGACGTGCAGGAGTTCCGGTACGCCTTCGACCTCAAGCGGGTCTTCAACAACGAGAACCTCGCCTACCTGAAGAACTACGGTGAGGGCTGGGGCTACATGAGCAGCTCCGTCGCCGGGGTCTTCGTCGACAACCACGACACCGAGCGCAACGGTTCCACGCTCAGCTACAAGGACAATGCCACCTACACGATGGCCAATGTCTTCATGCTGGCCTACCCCTACGGCGCGCCCGACATCAACTCCGGCTACGAGTTCTCCTCCACCGACGCAGGCCCGCCCAACGGCGGCACGGTCAACGCCTGTTGGCAGGACGGGTGGAAGTGCCAGCACGCCTGGCCGGAGATCATGCGCATGGTGCCCTTCCGCAACGCCACCCGCGGTGAGGCCGTCACCAACTGGTGGGACAACGGGGGCGACGCGATCGCCTTCGGCCGGGGCACCAAGGGCTTCGTCGCCATCAACCACGAGTCGGGCAGCCTCAGCCGTACGTACCAGACCTCCCTCGCGGCCGGCACCTACTGCAACGTGCAGAACAACACGACGGTGACCGTCAACGGCTCGGGCCGGTTCACCGCCACCCTCGGCGCCAACACGGCCCTCGCGATCTACACCGGCAAGTCCACCTGCTGA
- the pulA gene encoding pullulanase-type alpha-1,6-glucosidase, whose amino-acid sequence MIPRWPTPSRRRTTHAGRAAVVGAVTVTALTAALVQPLAAGAATPPAPPSDAKLAKSAARHDLTREQFYFVLPDRFANGDKANDKGGLTGSRLVTGHDPTDKGFYQGGDLKGLTERLDYIKGLGTTSIWMAPIFKNQPVQGTGENASAGYHGYWITDFTQVDPHFGTNKDLETLISKAHAKGMKVFFDVITNHTADVVDYEQKSYDYLSKGAFPYLTKDGEPFDDAHHADGSERFPKVDRDSFPRTPVVPTAKKNAKVPSWLNDPTMYHNRGDSTWAGESATYGDFVGLDDLWTERPEVVSGMEKIYEKWVRDFDIDGFRIDTVKHVNTEFWTQWATALDAYAARKGRDDFFMFGEVYSADTSVTSPYVTQGRLDSTLDFPFQDAARAYASQGGSAQKLASVFGDDYKYTTDKANAYEQVTFLGNHDMGRIGTFVEQDNPKADDAELLAKDRLANELMFLSRGNPVVYYGDEQGFTGPGGDKDSRQTMFASEVADYLDDDQLGTDRTHASDAYDTSAPLYQRISALAKLRKANPALADGVQTERYAADGAGVYAFSRTDTETGTEYVVAFNNAGEARTADFPTGSARMAFKGIYGTDAKVTSDADRKVTVTVPAGSAIVLKAAGPLAKPATEPSLTLKAPAGGATGTVDIGADVDGGQLNRVVFAAQVGNGKWQTLGSADHAPYRVTQTIGEDVAAGTALRYKAVVIDRAGRTASATATSTTGTPPAPETPTASSRDYAIVHYKRADGDYTDWRLYAWGDIADGEGTTWPDGHDFVGRDAYGAFAYVKLKPGASNVSYLVIDKDGNKDVPADRSIDVTKTGEIWVEQGTEAVLTEKPAADYPEQDKTKAVLHYHRADGNHDGWGLHVWSGAANPTDWSKPLEPVRTDAYGAVFEVPLTDGATSLSYIIHKGDEKDLSTDQALDLKADGHEVWLLNGQEKYLLPQPAGSAAALDLTTSKAVWIDRNTVAWNGDDTAASTQLLSSRTGSIAAKDGALTGTDERWLRLTKSALTDAQKARFPHLKSYTAWTVDPRDRDRVRAALRGQLVASQRAANGAVLAATGVQIAGVLDDLYGRSAANADLGPTFAKGRPTLAVWAPTAQKVSLDLDGRTLPMKRDDATGVWSVTGPKSWKNKPYRYVVKVWAPSVREVVTNKVTDPYSVALTADSERSLVVDLADRSLAPSGWSSYTKPKAVPLKDAQIQELHVRDFSIDDRTVPAKDKGTYLAFTDRGSDGSKHLRKLAKAGTSYVHLLPVADIATIPERKADQASVDCDLGSYAADSDKQQECVAKAAAKDGFNWGYDPYHYTVPEGSYATDPDGTRRTVEFRKMVKALNGDGLGVVLDVVYNHTPASGQADRSVLDKVVPGYYHRLLADGSVATSTCCANTAPENTMMGKLVVDSMVTWAREYKVDGFRFDLMGHHPKANILAVRKALDALTLKKDGVDGKKIILYGEGWNFGEVADDARFTQATQKNMAGTGVATFSDRARDAVRGGGPFDEDPGVQGFASGLYTEPNSADDNGTPAEQKARLLHYQDLIKVGLSGNLANYRFTDTDGKEVKGSEVDYNGAAAGYADAPGDALAYVDAHDNESLFDALAFKLPKSTSAADRARMQVLAMATAALSQGPALSQAGTDLLRSKSLDRNSYDSGDWFNAIHWDCRDGNGFGRGLPLAADNQSKWPYAKPLLTSVGVGCEQIEGASAAYRDLLRIRTTEGVFSLDTTGQVQSKLSFPLSGKDETPGVITMELGDLVVVFNATPEKRKQTVDDLAGTAYVLHPVQAAGADSTVRTSSYEAESGTFVVPGRTVAVFARSDR is encoded by the coding sequence GTGATACCGAGATGGCCGACGCCGTCGAGGCGCCGTACCACCCACGCCGGACGGGCCGCAGTGGTCGGCGCGGTCACCGTGACCGCGCTGACCGCAGCGCTCGTCCAGCCCCTCGCGGCCGGGGCCGCGACCCCGCCCGCACCGCCGTCCGACGCGAAGCTGGCGAAGAGCGCCGCCCGTCACGACCTCACCCGCGAGCAGTTCTACTTCGTCCTGCCGGACCGTTTCGCCAATGGTGACAAGGCGAACGACAAGGGCGGCCTCACCGGCTCGCGCCTCGTCACCGGCCATGACCCCACCGACAAGGGCTTCTATCAGGGTGGCGACCTCAAGGGCCTGACCGAGCGGCTCGACTACATCAAGGGCCTGGGCACGACCTCCATCTGGATGGCGCCCATCTTCAAGAACCAGCCCGTCCAGGGCACCGGCGAGAACGCCTCCGCCGGCTACCACGGGTACTGGATCACCGACTTCACCCAGGTCGACCCGCACTTCGGCACCAACAAGGACCTGGAGACCCTGATCTCCAAGGCCCACGCCAAGGGTATGAAGGTCTTCTTCGACGTCATCACCAACCACACCGCCGATGTCGTCGACTACGAGCAGAAGTCGTACGACTACCTCTCCAAGGGTGCCTTCCCCTATCTGACGAAGGACGGCGAGCCCTTCGACGACGCCCACCACGCGGACGGGAGCGAACGGTTCCCGAAGGTCGACCGGGATTCGTTCCCCCGCACCCCCGTCGTCCCCACCGCCAAGAAGAACGCCAAGGTCCCCTCCTGGCTGAACGACCCGACGATGTACCACAACCGGGGCGACTCCACCTGGGCCGGAGAGTCCGCCACCTACGGCGACTTCGTCGGGCTGGACGACCTGTGGACCGAGCGTCCCGAGGTCGTCAGCGGGATGGAGAAGATCTACGAGAAGTGGGTGCGGGACTTCGACATCGACGGCTTCCGGATCGACACCGTGAAGCACGTCAACACGGAGTTCTGGACCCAGTGGGCCACCGCGCTCGACGCGTACGCCGCGAGGAAGGGCCGCGACGACTTCTTCATGTTCGGCGAGGTCTACTCCGCCGACACGTCGGTGACCTCCCCGTACGTCACGCAGGGCCGCCTCGACTCCACGCTCGACTTCCCCTTCCAGGACGCGGCACGGGCGTACGCCTCCCAGGGCGGCAGCGCCCAGAAGCTCGCCTCGGTGTTCGGGGACGACTACAAGTACACGACCGACAAGGCCAACGCGTACGAGCAGGTCACCTTCCTCGGCAACCATGACATGGGCAGGATCGGGACCTTCGTCGAGCAGGACAACCCGAAGGCCGACGACGCCGAACTGCTCGCCAAGGACAGGCTCGCCAACGAGCTGATGTTCCTCAGCCGGGGCAACCCGGTCGTCTACTACGGCGACGAGCAGGGCTTCACCGGCCCGGGCGGTGACAAGGACTCCCGACAGACCATGTTCGCCTCCGAGGTCGCCGACTACCTGGACGACGACCAACTCGGCACGGACCGCACCCACGCCTCGGACGCGTACGACACGAGTGCACCGCTCTACCAGCGGATCAGTGCTCTCGCCAAGCTCCGCAAGGCCAACCCGGCCCTCGCCGACGGCGTCCAGACCGAGCGCTACGCGGCCGACGGCGCGGGCGTCTACGCCTTCTCCCGCACGGACACCGAGACCGGTACCGAGTACGTCGTCGCCTTCAACAACGCGGGCGAAGCCAGGACGGCGGACTTCCCGACCGGCTCGGCCCGCATGGCCTTCAAGGGCATCTACGGGACCGACGCCAAGGTGACGAGCGACGCCGACCGCAAGGTCACCGTCACCGTCCCGGCCGGGTCCGCGATCGTCCTCAAGGCCGCCGGCCCGCTCGCGAAGCCCGCCACCGAGCCGTCCCTCACCCTCAAGGCCCCGGCCGGCGGTGCCACCGGCACGGTGGACATCGGCGCCGACGTCGACGGGGGACAGCTCAACCGCGTCGTCTTCGCCGCGCAGGTCGGCAACGGCAAGTGGCAGACGCTGGGCTCCGCCGACCACGCCCCGTACCGGGTCACCCAGACCATCGGCGAGGACGTTGCCGCCGGAACCGCCCTGCGGTACAAGGCAGTTGTGATCGACCGAGCCGGACGTACGGCGAGTGCCACCGCGACCTCCACCACGGGCACCCCGCCCGCCCCCGAGACCCCCACGGCCTCCTCACGCGACTACGCGATCGTCCACTACAAGCGCGCCGACGGCGACTACACCGACTGGCGGCTCTATGCCTGGGGCGACATCGCCGACGGCGAGGGGACGACCTGGCCGGACGGGCACGACTTCGTCGGGCGGGACGCGTACGGCGCCTTCGCCTACGTCAAGCTCAAGCCCGGCGCCTCGAACGTCAGTTACCTCGTCATCGACAAGGACGGCAACAAGGACGTCCCCGCCGACCGTTCGATCGACGTCACGAAGACGGGCGAGATCTGGGTCGAGCAGGGCACGGAGGCCGTCCTGACGGAGAAGCCGGCCGCCGACTACCCCGAGCAGGACAAGACCAAGGCCGTCCTGCACTACCACCGCGCCGACGGGAACCACGACGGCTGGGGCCTGCACGTCTGGTCCGGCGCGGCGAACCCCACGGACTGGTCCAAGCCCCTGGAACCGGTGCGGACCGACGCCTACGGCGCTGTCTTCGAGGTGCCCCTCACCGACGGGGCCACCAGCCTCAGTTACATCATCCACAAGGGCGACGAGAAGGACCTCTCCACCGACCAGGCGCTCGACCTCAAGGCCGACGGCCACGAGGTGTGGCTGCTCAACGGCCAGGAGAAGTACCTGCTCCCGCAGCCCGCGGGCAGCGCGGCCGCCCTCGACCTGACCACCTCCAAGGCGGTCTGGATCGACCGGAACACCGTCGCGTGGAACGGTGACGACACCGCCGCGTCCACCCAGTTGCTCTCCTCCCGCACCGGCTCCATCGCCGCGAAGGACGGCGCGCTGACCGGCACCGACGAGCGGTGGCTCCGCCTCACGAAGTCGGCCCTCACCGACGCCCAGAAGGCGAGGTTCCCGCACCTGAAGTCGTACACGGCCTGGACCGTCGACCCGCGCGACCGCGACCGGGTCCGTGCGGCCCTGCGCGGCCAGCTCGTCGCCTCCCAGCGGGCCGCCAACGGGGCCGTGCTCGCGGCGACGGGCGTGCAGATCGCCGGTGTGCTCGACGACCTGTACGGCAGGAGCGCGGCAAACGCCGACCTCGGCCCGACCTTCGCCAAGGGCCGTCCGACGCTCGCCGTCTGGGCGCCCACCGCGCAGAAGGTCTCCCTCGACCTGGACGGCAGGACGCTCCCCATGAAGCGGGACGACGCCACCGGAGTCTGGTCCGTCACCGGACCGAAGTCCTGGAAGAACAAGCCCTACCGGTACGTCGTGAAGGTGTGGGCGCCCAGCGTCCGCGAGGTCGTCACCAACAAGGTCACCGACCCGTACTCCGTCGCCCTGACCGCCGACTCCGAGCGCAGCCTCGTCGTCGACCTGGCGGACAGGTCCCTGGCGCCGAGCGGCTGGTCGTCGTACACCAAGCCCAAGGCCGTACCGCTGAAGGACGCGCAGATCCAGGAGTTGCACGTCCGGGACTTCTCCATCGACGACAGGACCGTGCCCGCGAAGGACAAGGGCACCTACCTCGCCTTCACCGACCGGGGGAGCGACGGCTCGAAGCATCTGCGGAAGCTGGCGAAGGCGGGCACCTCGTACGTGCACCTCCTCCCCGTCGCCGACATCGCCACCATCCCCGAGAGGAAGGCGGACCAGGCGAGTGTCGACTGCGACCTCGGCTCGTACGCCGCCGACTCCGACAAGCAGCAGGAGTGCGTCGCGAAGGCCGCGGCCAAGGACGGGTTCAACTGGGGCTACGACCCCTACCACTACACGGTCCCCGAGGGCTCGTACGCGACCGACCCGGACGGCACCCGGCGCACGGTCGAGTTCCGGAAGATGGTGAAGGCGCTCAACGGCGACGGCCTCGGGGTCGTGCTGGACGTGGTCTACAACCACACCCCGGCCAGCGGCCAGGCCGACAGGAGCGTCCTCGACAAGGTGGTCCCCGGCTACTACCACCGGCTCCTCGCCGACGGTTCCGTCGCCACCTCCACCTGCTGCGCCAACACCGCGCCCGAGAACACCATGATGGGCAAGCTCGTAGTCGACTCGATGGTGACCTGGGCCAGGGAGTACAAGGTCGACGGGTTCCGCTTCGACCTCATGGGGCACCACCCGAAGGCCAACATCCTCGCGGTGCGCAAGGCCCTCGACGCGCTGACCCTCAAGAAGGACGGCGTCGACGGGAAGAAGATCATCCTGTACGGGGAGGGCTGGAACTTCGGCGAGGTCGCCGACGACGCGCGCTTCACCCAGGCCACGCAGAAGAACATGGCCGGGACGGGCGTCGCGACCTTCTCCGACCGGGCCCGTGACGCGGTGCGCGGCGGCGGACCCTTCGACGAGGACCCGGGTGTCCAGGGCTTCGCCTCCGGTCTCTACACCGAGCCCAACTCCGCGGACGACAACGGCACTCCGGCCGAGCAGAAGGCACGGCTGCTGCACTACCAGGACCTCATCAAGGTCGGGCTGAGCGGCAACCTCGCGAACTACCGGTTCACCGACACCGACGGCAAGGAGGTCAAGGGCTCCGAGGTCGACTACAACGGGGCCGCCGCCGGATATGCGGACGCCCCCGGCGACGCCCTCGCCTACGTCGATGCGCACGACAACGAGTCCCTGTTCGACGCACTGGCCTTCAAGCTGCCGAAGTCGACGAGCGCGGCCGACCGGGCCCGTATGCAGGTCCTCGCCATGGCGACCGCCGCCCTCTCGCAGGGCCCGGCGCTCTCCCAGGCCGGCACCGACCTGCTGCGGTCCAAGTCCCTCGACCGGAACTCCTACGACAGCGGCGACTGGTTCAACGCGATCCACTGGGACTGCCGGGACGGCAACGGCTTCGGGCGCGGACTGCCCCTCGCGGCCGACAACCAGTCCAAGTGGCCCTACGCCAAGCCCCTGTTGACCTCCGTCGGGGTCGGCTGCGAACAGATCGAGGGGGCCTCGGCCGCCTACCGGGACCTGCTGAGAATCCGTACGACGGAGGGCGTGTTCTCCCTCGACACGACCGGGCAGGTGCAGTCGAAGCTGTCCTTCCCGCTGTCGGGGAAGGACGAGACCCCGGGCGTGATCACCATGGAACTCGGCGACCTCGTCGTCGTCTTCAACGCCACCCCCGAGAAGCGGAAGCAGACCGTGGACGACCTGGCCGGGACGGCATACGTCCTGCACCCGGTGCAGGCGGCGGGTGCGGACTCTACCGTCCGGACCTCGTCGTACGAAGCGGAATCGGGGACGTTCGTCGTTCCGGGGCGGACCGTGGCGGTATTCGCACGATCCGACCGGTAG